The proteins below are encoded in one region of Coffea arabica cultivar ET-39 chromosome 4c, Coffea Arabica ET-39 HiFi, whole genome shotgun sequence:
- the LOC140003923 gene encoding nuclear pore complex protein NUP155-like isoform X3: MRDGQCPEYSVDEQAICAVGLAKAKPGIFVEAIQYLLILATPAELILLGVCCSGRGDGSDPYAEVVLQPLHEYRIPSDGVTMTCITCTDWGRIFLSGRDGHVYEMQYTTGSGWQKRCRKVCVTAGLGSVISRWVVPNVFKFAAVDPIVEMVADNERHILYGRTEQMKIQVFSLGPGGDGPLKKVAEERNLISQKDPSYGGRQPVGSRLPSRSNKTSMVSISPLSILESKSLHLVAVLSDGRRMYLTTAPSGGNSGSLGGLGGLGSNLQRPSCLKVVATRPSPPLGVGSGLAFGAMALSGRSQNEDLSLKIESGHYSAGALVLSDSSPSTSSSLLIVNRDSSTQASSTGLVAGARSSRALRELVSSLPIEGRMLFVADILPHPDTAAIVQSLYLQLEFCGFDGTWESSEKASRKLWARGDLSTLHILPRRRIVVFSTMGMMEIVFNRPVDILRRLLESSSPRSLLEDFFNRYGAGEASAMCLMLAARIVCSETLISNIVAEKAADAFEDPRLVGIPQLEGSGALSNTRTPAGGFSMGQVVQEAEPVFSGAYEGLCLCSSRLLLPLWELPVFIAKSGTSSSDMVVICRLPVGAMQVLEDKIRSIEKFLSSRRNQRRGLYGSVAGLGDVTGSILIGTGSDMGVGDRSMVRNLFGSYSRNVETSEGGSSAKRQRLPYTSAELAAMEVRSMECIRQLLLRCSEALFLLQLLSQHHVTRLISNFDANTRQAVVQLTFHQLVCEEEGDKLATRLIASLMEYYTGPDGRGTVDDISGRLRDGCPSYFKESDYKFFLAVECLERAAATFDAEERENLAREAFNYLSKVPESADLRTVCKRFEDLRYYEAVVRLPLQKAQALDPAGDALNEQKDVRDFALAQREQCYEIIASALRALKGDNSPKEFGSPIKPVAQSALDQGSRKKYISQIVQLGIQSSDRVFHEYLYRTLIGLGLEDELLEYGGPDLVPFLQSAGREPSQEVHAVSAVTSSTSPLGQSRLSIALHQAKYLELLARYYVLKRQHILAAHVLVRLAERRSTEGGHAPTLEQRRQYLSNAVLQAKSATEVDNTSVSARGSLDNGLLDLLEGKLTVIQFQIKIKEELEAMASRLEASPSTVNSVSNDSQQEQSTSPNADLIRTISEKAKELSLDLKSITQLYNDYAVPFELWEACLEMLYFASYSGDADSSIVRETWARLIDQALSKGGIAEACAVLKRVGSRLYPGDGAVLPLDTLCLHLEKAALERVVSGVESVGDEDIARALLAACKGAVEPVLNTYEQLLSNGAILPSPNLRLRLLRSVLVVLREWAMSVFAHRMSTSATGASLILGGTFSFGQTTTINQGVRDKISSAANRYLTEVRRLPLPQSQTEAVSRGFRELEESLQSHFPFDRF, from the exons ATGAG GGATGGACAATGTCCTGAATATAGTGTGGATGAACAGGCCATTTGTGCTGTTGGCTTAGCTAAAGCCAAGCCTGGCATTTTTGTTGAGGCCATCCAATATCTCCTCATATTGGCCACTCCTGCTGAG TTGATCCTTTTAGGTGTTTGTTGTTCTGGGAGGGGTGATGGCAGTGATCCATATGCTGAGGTTGTGCTTCAGCCGTTGCATGAGTATAGAATTCCGTCTGATGGAGTGACGATGACATGTATTACTTGCACTGATTGGGGTCGAATTTTTCTTTCTGGTCGTGATGGCCATGTTTATGAGATGCAATATACCACTGGTTCCGGTTGGCAGAAACGTTGTCGTAAAGTTTGTGTAACTGCAGGTTTGGGAAGTGTCATTTCAAG ATGGGTTGTGCCAAATGTGTTTAAATTTGCAGCTGTTGATCCTATTGTTGAAATGGTTGCCGATAATGAGAGACATATACTCTATGGAAGGACTGAACAGATGAAAATCCAAGTTTTCTCACTGGGCCCAGGTGGGGATGGGCCACTTAAGAAGGTTGCAGAGGAGAGAAATTTGATCAGCCAGAAAGATCCATCCTATGGTGGCAGGCAGCCAGTAGGGTCAAGGCTTCCTTCTCGATCGAATAAGACATCTATGGTTTCGATATCACCTTTGTCTATCTTAGAATCAAAGTCGCTTCATCTGGTTGCTGTTTTATCAGATGGAAGAAGGATGTACCTTACTACTGCACCATCAGGTGGAAATAGCGGTTCTCTTGGAGGTTTGGGTGGTCTTGGAAGCAATCTTCAGAGACCAAGTTGTTTAAAAGTAGTTGCAACCAGGCCTTCTCCTCCTTTGGGTGTGGGTAGTGGTCTTGCATTTGGAGCCATGGCCCTCTCTGGTAGATCTCAGAATGAAGATCTATCACTTAAGATAGAATCAGGTCATTATTCAGCTGGAGCTCTTGTTCTTTCTGATTCATCACCATCAACTAGTTCTTCTCTTCTAATTGTCAACAGGGATTCAAGCACACAAGCTTCATCCACTGGTTTGGTAGCTGGTGCTCGGAGCTCCCGTGCACTAAGGGAGTTGGTCTCATCCCTTCCTATCGAAGGTAGAATGCTTTTTGTGGCAGACATACTACCTCATCCAGATACAGCTGCCATTGTGCAGTCTTTATATTTACAACTAGAATTCTGTGGATTTGATGGTACGTGGGAATCCTCTGAAAAGGCATCTCGGAAGCTCTGGGCAAGAGGTGACCTTTCAACCCTACATATACTGCCAAGAAGGAGAATTGTTGTTTTCAGTACCATGGGCATGATGGAAATAGTATTTAACAGACCCGTTGACATCCTGAGGAGGTTGTTGGAGTCAAGCTCACCAAGGTCACTGTTGGAGGACTTCTTCAACCGTTATGGAGCTGGGGAGGCATCTGCAATGTGTTTAATGCTGGCTGCCAGAATTGTCTGTTCTGAAACCCTCATAAGCAATATTGTTGCTGAAAAAGCAGCTGATGCTTTTGAGGACCCAAGACTAGTTGGAATACCCCAGTTAGAAGGCAGTGGTGCATTGTCAAATACACGAACTCCAGCTGGGGGTTTTAGCATGGGACAGGTTGTTCAAGAAGCTGAGCCTGTATTTTCAGGTGCTTACGAAGGGTTGTGCCTGTGTTCATCAAGGTTACTTTTACCATTGTGGGAGCTCCCAGTATTTATTGCAAAAAGCGGCACAAGTTCTTCAGACATGGTTGTAATATGCAGACTCCCTGTTGGGGCAATGCAAGTTCTGGAAGATAAAATCCGCTCTATTGAGAAGTTTTTAAGTTCACGAAGGAATCAGAGAAGAGGGCTTTATGGTTCTGTTGCTGGTCTGGGGGATGTGACTGGTTCAATTCTGATAGGGACTGGCTCAGATATGGGTGTGGGTGATAGAAGTATGGTTCGGAATTTATTTGGTTCTTATTCTCGTAATGTTGAAACCAGTGAAGGTGGATCATCAGCTAAAAGGCAGCGACTTCCTTATACTTCTGCAGAACTAGCTGCCATGGAG GTGAGATCAATGGAATGTATCAGACAGTTGCTGCTCAGATGCAGTGAAGCCCTCTTTCTTCTCCAACTTCTTTCACAGCATCATGTAACACGCCTGATTAGTAATTTTGATGCAAATACTAGGCAAGCTGTAGTTCAGTTAACATTTCATCAACTAGTCTGCGAGGAAGAGGGTGACAAACTCGCTACAAGGCTTATAGCATCTCTGATGGAG TATTACACTGGTCCTGATGGCAGGGGTACAGTTGATGATATTAGTGGCAGACTGCGGGATGGTTGTCCAAGCTATTTCAAAGAGTCTGATTATAAATTCTTTCTTGCTGTTGAATGTCTTGAGAGAGCTGCGGCTACTTTTGATGCAGAGGAGAGGGAAAACCTGGCTAGAGAGGCCTTCAATTACCTGAGCAAAGTTCCAGAGTCTGCAGACCTACGTACTGTGTGCAAGCGTTTTGAAGATTTGAG GTATTATGAAGCTGTTGTTCGTTTACCTTTGCAAAAGGCACAGGCTTTGGACCCTGCTGGTGATGCTTTGAATGAGCAAAAAGATGTCAGAGATTTTGCACTTGCCCAACGTGAGCAGTGTTATGAAATTATTGCCAGTGCTTTGCGTGCCTTAAAAGGTGATAATTCACCAAAGGAATTTGGGTCTCCGATAAAACCTGTTGCTCAATCTGCACTTGATCAAGGCTCTCGTAAAAAGTATATATCCCAGATCGTCCAACTTGGCATCCAGTCATCTGATAGAGTTTTTCATGAGTATCTATATCGGACATTGATTGGTCTAGGCTTGGAAGATGAGTTGTTGGAATACGGAGGCCCTGATTTGGTGCCTTTTTTGCAAAGTGCTGGTCGTGAACCTTCACAAGAG GTTCATGCTGTTTCGGCAGTGACATCTTCTACTTCTCCACTTGGACAGTCAAGGTTGTCTATCGCACTTCATCAAGCAAAATATCTTGAGCTTCTGGCACGATATTATGTTTTGAAAAGACAGCATATTCTTGCTGCTCATGTGTTGGTAAGACTGGCTGAAAGACGCTCGACTGAGGGTGGACATGCTCCTACTCTGGAACAAAG GCGTCAGTACCTGAGTAATGCCGTGCTTCAGGCAAAGAGTGCCACTGAAGTTGATAATACGAGTGTTTCAGCACGAGGCTCTCTTGACAATGGACTTCTGGATTTGCTTGAAGGAAAGCTTACTGTTATTCAGTTCCAAATCAAAATCAAAGAGGAACTAGAGGCTATGGCCTCTAGATTAGAGGCTTCTCCAAGCACAGTCAACTCTGTTTCAAATGACTCACAACAAGAACAGAGCACCTCCCCCAATGCCGATTTGATCCGCACTATATCAGAAAAGGCAAAAGAGTTGTCCTTGGATTTGAAGAGTATCACTCAGCTATATAATGATTATGCTGTTCCATTTGAACTCTGGGAG GCATGTCTGGAAATGCTGTACTTTGCTAGCTATTCTGGTGATGCTGATAGTAGCATCGTGAGAGAGACCTGGGCCAGGCTCATTGATCAAGCTCTTTCGAAGGGTGGCATTGCTGAAGCTTGTGCAGTATTAAAGAGGGTTGGCTCCCGTCTTTATCCTGGGGATGGTGCAGTCTTACCATTAGACACATTGTGTCTGCACCTTGAGAAGGCTGCTTTG GAGCGAGTGGTTTCAGGGGTTGAATCTGTTGGAGATGAAGATATTGCAAGAGCTCTATTAGCTGCTTGCAAAGGTGCAGTAGAACCTGTATTGAATACTTATGAACAATTGTTATCGAATGGAGCTATTTTACCATCTCCAAATTTGAGATTACGCCTTCTTCGCTCTGTGCTTGTGGTGCTTAGAGAGTGGGCAATGTCCGTTTTTGCACATAGGATGAGTACAAGTGCTACTGGAGCTTCTTTAATCCTTGGTGGAACATTTTCCTTTGGGCAAACCACAACCATTAACCAAGGGGTTCGTGATAAGATTAGTAGCGCAGCTAACAG GTACTTGACTGAGGTCAGGAGACTGCCACTTCCACAGAGTCAAACTGAAGCAGTCTCTCGAGGTTTCCGAGAGCTTGAAGAATCACTGCAAAGTCACTTTCCATTTGACCGTTTTTGA